A stretch of DNA from Candidatus Saganbacteria bacterium:
AGTTGTTATCGCAGCAAATCTTTTGAAATTGATTCTCTCCAAGAATTGAAGAATTCGGACAGCTTTCCGATTTCACATTCCTTGACAAGCAAAAGCATATCGGCTGAATTAGCCGAAAATGTATTAATTCTTTCGAATGCCACCCCCAGCCAATACAAATCAAAACCCGGATCTTTTTCTTTCGACAATCCCATTAGTTTTTCTTTTGTAAAATAGCCTTCTTTCACAAGAAAATATACATCTATAAAATCACGCAAAGTCGCCCTGCCAAATAAAGCCAAAAGCTTATTTGAGGCAATGTCGACCAAACTGTCTATTTTGATTTTTGGAAATTCATTTGATGCCTTGGAAGGCTCAAAACGAAAAGGGGAGTCCTGTGCTAGGTGGATCAGCGTGGATTTGCCGCCTTTCTTGATTGCTAATTCGACAAATGAGCCTAATCCCCGCGATCTGTCAATGAGGAAATCCCTTTCCTTTAATTCTTTTTCAAGGCTAAAGCTAAACGGCTGGATAATATTTTCTTCCGCTGTAAAAAAATCAAGATCATTGCTTTTCCTGTGCCTAAGATAAAAGGCCGCAAGAGCCGTTCCCCCCGTCAGATAAAAAAGATGGCTATCTGGAGCAAGGCCAAAATTATCTAAAAGCTCTTTTTGTAATGGATTTAGAATTTCCAATGAAATCCTCCCAAAATATCTTAACTTCATTCGGTAAAAATCGCTTCAACCTTAAAAATGATTCCCGAAACTTCGAAGGATTTATTAATTTGAGCAATTCCTTTACATCATTTGTTTTGCCGCAGCTTAGCACTTGTTGGATATACATATCTAATATGGCTGGATCGTTCAAGTCTAAATTCGCATTATCTTTTAAATACCAGAATAATCTTTTATTTGGCTTTATGCCCATATCCAGTTATTATAGCATGAAGCGGTTTAGGGCTTAAGTTCTAGTTTGAATTTCTTCTCGATTTTGAATGGGTGATAAGACAGCTTTGCCTTCCTAAGCCCCGGGATTCCCAGATCTTGTTCAAGATTTACGAATTTGTAGCCATTAAATGTCTTTCGGCAAGCTTCGTTCAGGATTGCCTGCGCGACTCCTTGGAAGGTCGGGTCTACATATTGAAAATGGGCTGAAATCGTTTCTTTGTTCAATTCCGACCCTATTATAAAGCCTAAAAGTTCGTTTTCTGAAAATATCGCCCCGCCCAATAGATTTAGCTCATTGAAATAAAGGAAAGCTTTTTCCAAAGCATTTCTTTGGGCGGAGTGCGCTAGACGCGGGAAATATCTAGATTCTTCCCGGGCTTTGAACCATTTTTCGAATAGTTCCAAAGCCTTGTCTTTGATCCCGAGAGAGATCTGTTCGTATCGATAATTCGGAAAATGCTTCTTGAATTTGTTTATATGGTTCCTTTTGCCGTCGTATTTCTTGCCGGCAAGTGCTGCTAGCTCGTCGATTTTATAGATATAGTCGAATTGGCTTCTTTGGCAGGTCGTCTTATACGGATCGACAGGTATTAACGAGATAAAATCTTCGGAAACCCTCGAAAGATATTTTGTGTATTGAAGGCATGTTTCGATCGTCTCGATCGGTTTGTTGCGGCCAATAGGCTCCAAGAAATAGGGTGTTTCGTTTAGCGGATTAATTAAAACGCAGATATTGTCGTTTAATAATGTGAGCTGTGGGCGATCAAAATCCATCCAGATATACAGATTTGCCAAGGCCAGTTCGCAAATGTTTGGGCTCATGGCTTTTAGCTTATCAGTTAGGATCGTTCTATCTGAAAGTTCGAGCTGCTTGAATTCCGGGAATTTTGGGATCATCCGGGAGCCCTTACCATGCAGGCGCATTTACCGGGGAAACATTCATTACACTCAAGAAGGTTTTTTTTGGGAAGGGAGGGGATGGGGGGTGTTTCAATAAATCCGAATTTCTTGAAGAAGTCAGGTATTACCGTATAAAGATAGATCGGGAGCTGTGCATTTTTAAATAATTCATTTAAAAGTTCCGTTGCAATGCCTTGGCCCTGAAAACCGGTTGCTGCGCCGACCGAGCTTAAAAATAAAATATCGCCATATTTTGTAAGTTTCGCAACGCCTGCAACTGCGCCATCCTTTTCCGCGATATGAAAATCATTATACTCCTGTGCAAAAAAGTAAATATCAAGTTCTTTTAATATTTTATCAATAGTTTCTTTGTCGTTTGGGGTTGCTTTTCGGACCTTGGCCATAAGAAACATATTTTACCAGATTAAAAATCCGATAGCTATCAAGGCCTTTCATGCTATAATCGGGTCGTGGATATTTGGGTTTATTCGTTTGCCAGCGTAATTATTGTAAGCTTGATCTCGCTTATCGGGATTTTTTCCCTCCTGCTTAGAAAAAATCTTCTTGAAAAAATACTGCTTTTCTTAGTAAGTTTTGCCGTCGGGGGATTGTTTGGCGATGCCTTTATTCATCTTCTGCCTGAAGCCTACAAAGGCCTTGGCATCAATCTTTTTGCATCCTCCCTTGTGCTCTTCGGGATAATTTTCTTTTTTGTTCTTGAAAAATTTATCAGGTGGAGACACTGCCATGTGCCTACTTCGGAGAATCATCCTCATCCGGTTGTCTATATGAATTTGATAGGGGACGGGGCGCATAATTTGATCGATGGTATGCTTATCGGCGCCAGTTATCTTGTAAGTATACCTATAGGTATCAGCACAACAATAGCGGTCGTCCTCCATGAAATTCCACAAGAGATAGGGGATTTTGGGGTTTTGGTCAATGGCGGGCTAACAGTCAGAAAAGCGTTGTTCTTTAATTTCCTCACCGCTCTAGCCGCTGTTGTTGGGGTTATGATTTCTTTAATTGTAGGGCCATTTATAAAAGATTATGCATCGTTTATGCTTCCTATAACTGCTGGAGGCTTCCTTTATATAGCAGGTTCCGATCTGATACCCGAACTTCACCATGAGAATGAACTTCGCGATTCGTTCTGGCAATTATTTTCCATATTGCTCGGTGTCGCTATAATGGGGCTACTGCTTCTTATCAATTAGTATCGCAAAATATTTCGTTTTACCCCTTGACTGGTATCTATAATAGGTATAATATCTACATATTATGAATTTGATAGTGGAAAAGCTCGCAAAACCAAAAGAGAGAGAATTAAAAACCCTCGTGTTATTTGTTGAGACTTTCTGCTCTCAAAAGCATGCTGAAAGAGCGCAAAATAGCCAAAAGCTGTGCGATGAGTGCGATAAACTTTTGAAGTATGGAAGAGCGAAACTTATACTATGCAAATATGACCCAAAGCCTAAATGCCGGGAGTGCAAGACCCATTGTTATGCCCCAAGCTATCGCGAAAAAATAAAAGAAGTCATGAAGTTTTCGGGGATGTTCCTTGTAAAAAGGGGGAGGCTGGATCTTTTGCTTCATTTTATATGAATAAATATCTTAATACCGGCATTAAAGAAATAATCACTGAATATCCAAAGATCGGGACGATCCTTGAAGAATACAATATCGGATGCGGTCCGTGCACATTGGGGACTTGCCTCTTAAAAGATGTGGTCGGGATACACGGCCTTTCGCCTGACCAGGAACTCGAGCTAATGTATCGCATCGAAAAAGAGATCTATCCCGATCGAAATATTAAAAAACCAAATCTTGATAGTTCAATAAAAAAACAGAAGCCAAAAGAGTTCACATATTCACCTCCGATACAAAGATTGGTCGATGAGCATGTATTGATCAAGAAATGGCTGGCATTAATGCCTAAAGTTTTAGAAAAAGCAGATCTTTCATCGGAGGATTTTCGTTTAATCATCGCCGATGGGGTTGCTTTTATTCGAAATTATGCCGATAAGTTCCATCATGCAAAAGAAGAGGATGTTCTGTTCGACTATACCGATAAAAACGCGGAGATCGTAAAGATCATTTTCAAGGATCACGATACAGCTCGCGGTTATGTTAAAGCGGCTATTAATGCGCTGGAAAATAATAATAAGGACGCCCTGATCCAAAATCTTTTATCTTATAAAGAGCTATTGACCGAGCATATAAGGAAAGAAGATGAAGTTCTCTACCCGTTTATCGATAGGGGGCTTTCAATGAATCAAATAGGCGAGATGTTTACAAGATTTAATGATGCAGAAGAAAAGATCGATAAGGAGGTTGTCAATAATTGTATAAAGTTTGTTAATGAAGCCGAGCGAAGGATCGAATAAAGTCTCTCGACTGAGCTCGAGACAAGGAGGAAATATCATGAGCGGATGTCCAGGTTCAATGGTACAGGATTTTACGGGTAGGGGAGAAAGCGCATCGGATGAGTCGGGTAAAAGGCAGTCTCAATTAAGGCAATGGCCGATACAATTGCATTTAGTTACGCCGCAAGCGCCATATTTTAATAAGGCTGACGTCTTGATCGCGGCCGATTGCGTGGCATTTTCCGTGGGTGATTTTCACAAAGATTTCCTAAAAGGAAAAAGTCTGGCTATCGCTTGCCCAAAACTTGATGAAGGACAAGAATCATATGTCGAAAAGATTACCCAATTAATTGATGAAGCGAATGTTAATACTCTAACAGTTATGATCATGCAGGTCCCATGCTGTATGGGGCTCGTTAGTTTAGTAAAAGAGGGCGCGGCTGCCGTCAAGAGAAAAGTCCCCATTAAATATATGGTAGCGAGCCTTCAAGGCGATATTATAAAAGAAGAGTGGTTGTGATATAATAATAACAATTACAAGATTGAGGTAGGGAGGTGTTTTCTTGTCAATTTCAAATGTTAAAGTGAATGATGGCTGCATTCTTTGCGGTGTTTGCGAGTCGGTTTGTCCGGAAATTTTTAAAATGGGGGATTCTACGACCGAGGTAATAGCAGGCGATTTTAATAAATTGGAAATTCAAATACGTGAAGCGGCGCAAAGCTGTCCTGTTTCCGTCATAGAAGTTACGGATTAATTGTTATAATGAAAATACTGCTTATAGCCATTGTTTTTTTCCTAATGGCCGTTCAAGTTTTTGCGGGGCCTAATCCGCTTCCCTCAAAGTCGCGCGTCATCCCGACACGTGTGGACGATGCCATATGGGAACTGCGAAAGACCTAAAAAATACCCACGATGTTGGTGCGCGTATAAGTTGGACTCTTAGGCCGGTTATTTCGATAAAAGTTGAAAGCTCCGAAGCCAAGCGATCGCAGATGCAGCTTATATGTTCAAATTGCCATGGATCCCAGTGGATCGAGGGTTTTTATACCCAATACGACAACGGCCTTTGATGATCCGATAGAATGGACCTATTATGAGATGTGGCATCATGAGGGTAGGCGCGCCAGGATGGGGGCTTCCATGATGGGCCCGGATTATACGCAATGGCATGGCATGTACGAAGTCGCGAAACATTTTTATACAAAATTTATTCCGGAAGCCGAGCGCCTTTTGCCGGGAGTCTCAAAAAATACCATGAATAGTGATCATCATAAATGGACCAAGGGGCTATCAAAACAAGAAATGGAAAAGCAGATCGAATACTACAAAGAAAGATATAAGCAATAAAGGATGGCCTCTAACCGAAAAATATAGCCTAAATATCTCTGTTGACAAGGTTGTCTTTTTATGTAATAATGATAATGATTATCATTATCAATTGGTAGTTAAAAGAGTTTGAGCGTAATTTGGAGTTAAAACTATGAAAGAAGAAGCGCTGTTTTTAGAATATTTAAAAGAACATGGTTTTAAAAAGACCAAGCAGAGAAAACTTATCCTGGAAAAATTTCTTGAGATGAAAGGGCATGTTTGTGCCGACGAATTGTATCGAGCGGCGAAAAAAATAATGCCCGGGGTGGGACAGAGCACTGTTTTTAGGGCTGTCAAACTTTTGAAGCAAGCTCAAATCGCATCAGAGGTTAATTTTACCGGGTTGCGGCGAAGATTTGAGCCTGGAGTCACAAAACACCATCACGATCATTTGATCTGTGAAGAGTGCGGCAAGGCGCTGGAAGTCTACGACGATAGGATAGAGAAACTTCAAGACCTTTTGGCCAAGCGCCACTCTTTTGCGCCATCTAGGCATAGAATGGAAATATTTGGGCTGTGTAAGGATTGTAAAAAATAAGGCAGGTTTATTTTTTTATTTTGTAAATGATAATGATTATCATTATCAAAACCAAGAACAAGTAGGCGATATTGATAATCGAGAAAAAAAAGAAGAGGGGGTGTTGATTAGGATGATCGATCGTTTGTAGTTGCTTTTGCTGTGAAATTTATATTGATAAATTTAGGAGGATAAGAAATGTTTAATATTAAATTTGGTTTTTTAAGGATAAGTTCGCTTGTTTTTGTTTGTTTATTCGGTTTTGGTTTATTGTCGCAGGTTGCGGCCGACCAAAGGAACTATGTCTGGACGTACGAATATCAGACCATGCCGCAGGGAGAGGCGGAGATCGAGTATTATATGACGCAGGAGAACCCGTCTTCGACCGATTATTCGAAAAGCACCTGGAAGCCGCTTGTTGAGCTTGAATACGGCTTGACCGACCATTGGGACGTAAGCTTGTACCATCAATTCAAGCAAACAAATACTGCCGCGGCATCGACTCTTTCGTATGACGGCTTTAAGGCCAGGACGAGGTATCGTATAGGTGAAAAGAACCAATTGCCCTTTGATACTCTTCTATATTTAGAATATATCGGAAAGAATGCGCTAAACCAGACCCCGCAGGGCGAAATGAAATTGATCTTGGCGAAGGATATTTCAAATATTAATTTTTCGTACAACCAGATCTATAAATGGAATTTGCAGGGAGGAGCGTTCGAGCACGAATATTCGGCAGGGGTCAGCGTCCAGGCGCCACGCTTGTCGCTTGGTTTTGAAGCAAAAGGGAATTATACGGCGGGAAAACACGCTTTTGGCCCGACCATTTCAATGACTGCGAACAAATTCTGGACATCGCTTGGAACAGTAATTGGCCTTAACAGCAATACAGACGCATCGCAAACCAGGATACTAATAGGCATCTGGTTGTAGATAAGGAGATTTTTTTGTGAAGAAAATTGTCTTGATGGGATTAATATTGATTTTGGGAATAGGCAGCAGATCTCTTGCTTACCGGCCCTTTGGCACAGAAGACGCGGGAGTTGCGGGGAAAAGAGTTATTCAAGCGGAATTAAGTTATGATTATTTAAAATGGAAAGACGGCAGCCTTGAAGGATCTTTTATGCTCACTCCGATCTATGGCATAACCGAAAATTTGGAAATATCTTGCGAGATACCTTATTTTCAGCATAATTTGCAGTTAGCAGCGGCCAAGACTGGAATTGGGGATATTAATTTGGTCGCAAAGTATTTGTTTGTGCAGGATGAGAGTTCGAGCCTTGCCCTTGCCGTAAAAAGTGTCGTAAAACTGGATAATGGCGATTTTAATGCCGGCCACGGCAGCGGCGGCAAAGATTATAGCTTGTTTGCCGTTTGTTCAAAAACTTTGGGGAGGGCAACTATCCATTCCCATTTGGGATATTCGATTATCGGGCGCGCAATGAATCCAAATTTACGGAATATTTCTCTTTTTGGTTTGGCCCTTGATTATTCGTTAACCGATCCTTTGCATTTGGCTTTAGAAATAAATGGGAATAGGCATCCGGACAGCACACAGCCGGCCGATCCAAGAAATTGTCTTTTCGGGATAACCTACAAGGCTTCAGAAAAGGTGATCTATGATTCTGCGCTAAAGATCGGCCTCTCGGATTCAAGCCCTGTTTGGGATTATACACTTGGAGCTTCGATCACTTTGTGAGGTATAATATAAAAGGAAAAAATCATGAGCGAATGCTGCGGTAAAGACGACAAGAAAACCATGCCTGCCGGCAGGCAGGTAAAAATAGACCTCACCGGGTTAAAAAAGATCGCGCTCGTCGGCAATCCAAATGTCGGGAAAAGTGTTGTGTTTTCTCATCTTACCGGCGTATATGTTACGGTATCAAATTATCCCGGAACTACGGTCGAGATAACGCGAGGATCCGGCGTGATCGATGGAAAGAAGATCTCAATCATCGATACTCCCGGCATGAACAGTCTTATCCCTTCATCCGAGGACGAAAAGGTGTCAAGGGAGCTTCTGGAAGATGAACACCCGGACCTTGTAGTGCAAATTGCCGACGCAAAAAATCTAAAGCGCACTCTTCTTCTAACCTACGAATTAAAAGCCATGGGTTTTCCGATGATATTGGTTTTAAATATGATGGATGAAGCTGAACAGAGGCGCATCGATATCGATGTGAAAAAACTGGAAGCGGTCCTTGATACAAAGATCATTAAAACCGTTGCGACGGACGGAGTAGGGATATGGGAACTTAAAGACGCGATAAAAGCAAAAACAGCGGTCAAACACGATTATAAAATAGATTGGTTGCCGTCAAGCCATAAGGACGTAAAAGACCGCCACAATGAAGTTGTTAAAGTCTACGATCTTTCGGTTAAAAAAATGCCCCATAAGATACTATTCCTCGAGAGAATAGGCGATCTTACAATGAGGCCGTTAACCGGCATTCCGATCCTGTTTCTTGTCCTATGGCTTATGTATCAGGTTGTGGGAGTCTGGGCGGCGGGGGACGGAGTAGGCTTTATGGAAAAGATTGTTTTTGGGAAATTCGTTAATCCAATCTCTATAAAAGTAATAACTGCAATTATTCCAATAAAGATCATTCAGGAATTTTTGGTTGGTGAATACGGGATTATTACAATGGCCCTAAGCTATGCTATTGCGATCATACTTCCCATCTTATCCGCTTTCTTTTTATTCTTTTCATTGCTGGAAGATTCCGGATATTTGCCCAGGCTTTCAATATTATTAAATAAATCTTTCAGGACTATAGGGCTTTCTGGCAAGGCTGTGATCCCAATGGTTTTGGGCCTTGGCTGTGATACGATGGCTACAATGACAACGCGCACACTTGAAACCACAAAAGAAAGGGTCATTGCGACCCTGCTTTTGGCGCTCGCTGTCCCATGTTCGGCCCAGCTTGGCGTTATTTTGGGGCTTATTGGAGGCCTTTCCGCTAAAGCTACAATGATCTGGGCTGGTGTTGTGATCCTGATATTCTTTTTGGTGGGGTATCTCTCGGCGCGTGTAGTCCCCGGCAAATCATCGGATTTTATTATGGAGATCCCGCCGATCAGGATGCCAAAGTTGAAAAATATCTTTGTCAAAACTTTGGCCCGTATCGAATGGTATTTGACGGAAGCTGTCCCACTGTTTATAGCGGGAACAGCCGCTTTATTTGTTTTGGATAAGACGCATGCCCTAAAAGCGATAGAAAACTTTGCAAGTCCGCTCGTTGTGAATTTTATGGGGCTTCCCGCTAAAGCGACCGAAGCGTTTTTGATCGGTTTTTTCAGGCGGGACTATGGGGCGGCCGGGCTATATGCGCTCTCGCGAGCACATGAACTGGATCCCATCCAAACAGTCGTCAGTTTGGTCACGATCACTTTATTTGTCCCTTGTCTTGCGCAGTTTTTGGTTATGGTAAAAGAAAGAGGCTTAAAGACCGCGTTATGGATAGTCGCATTTATTTTCCCGTTCGCTTTTCTTGTCGGCGGGATATTGAATTTTATTTTGCGTTACTATAAAGTTGCGTTATGAAGTGCGCGCTGTGCGGCAAAGAATTTGAACCTAGCGCTACAGCATGCGCAAGCTGTCCCATGCACTCGGGCTGCGACCTTATAAGATGCCCAAATTGCAGATATGAGTTCCCAAAAGAATCAAAAATTGTTGGTTTCTTTAGTAATTTGTTCGATTTTATAAGGAATAGGAAAAGGAGGAGGGAAAAATGTCCACCCAAGATATAGATGAAGTATTGGAAATAATCTGGATGCAGAGAGAATCGGGCAAATCGGATCTCTGCGTCATCAAAGAAGAGATCGAAACCGCAAGGCTCAAAGATGTGATCTTCGACATGAAAGACGATGGATTGCTTAAGATCGAGAATAAAAAGATCGCCTTTACGGAGATTGGAGAGAAAAAAGCGTCGGAATTGATAAGACGCCATCGGCTGGCCGAGAGGCTTTTGATCGATGTTATGGATGCGTCAAGAGAAGGAATAGAGGAACCCGCCTGCCAGTTCGAGCATATGGTGTCCGAGGAAGTAACAAATGCCATTTGCACACTGCTTGGGCATCCAAGATATTGTCCTCACAACTTATCGATACCTGTTGGAAAATGCTGCAAAGTTGCGGAACAACAATTGGAAAGCCTTCTTGTCCCATTAGATAAGATAGATGTCGGAGAGTGGGCGATTGTTTCATATGTATTGTCGCATTCAAATCCGCGCCTTCACAAATTAATGTCTTTTGGCATTAACCCCGGGATTAAAATAAAAGTGCATCAAAAGTCACCAACTTATGTAATTCAAGTTGAAGAAACACAAATTGCCCTCGAAAGCGATGTTGTACGCGATATCTATGTAAGGCGCACCTAGAAAATACTACATCTAGCGTCTTGACAAAATCCGCGGCAAAAGTAAAATGAATATCACTTATTACTTGGAGGTGTATTGATGCAAAAGTTCCTGGAATCAATTAAAAAGCGAAACGGCAAGATAGTCCCATTTTCCGAAAAGAAGATAGAAGAGGCCATTTCTAAAGCATTGGCTGTGGTGGGCGATGAAAGTTTACTCCTTGCAAAAAAAGTTGCGGAGAAAGTCCTCCACTCATTGAAAAAGAAATTTGGCTTCAATATTCCGACCGTTGAACAGGTCCAAGATATTGTTGAAGCCGAACTTATATCCGAAGGGCTGGCCGATTGCGCTAAAGCTTATATCCTTTATCGCAATAAAAGGTCTGAATTCCGCGAATCACAGGCGTTTATAAGGAAGATCGACGGCCTGGTACAGGGATATGTTTCGCAATCAGACTGGCGAGTTGCAGAAAACAGCAACGCTTCATATTCATTGTCAGGGCTTCAGGCCCATATTTCGGGGGCAGTTATTGCCGAATACACGCTCAAGTACATATATCCAGCGGAGATCGGACAGGCCCACAGGAATGGCGATTTTCATATCCATGACCTGGGACTTGGCACATTTGCGGGATATTGCGCCGGATGGTCATTAAGGCAATTGTTGGAGATCGGATTTAACGGCGTCCATGGAAGAGTGTCGGCAAGCCCTGCAAAGCACTTCAATTCTGCATTAGGGCAGATAGTCAATTTCTTAGGAACAATGCAGAACGAATGGGCCGGGGCGCAAGCATTTTCATCGTTTGACACATATCTTGCGCCTTTAGCCGCAAAAGACGGCCTTAATTACAAAGAAATAAAACAAGCGATCCAGGAATTTGTTTTTGCGATCAATGCAACAAGCAGATGGGGAAACCAGGTCCCATTCACGAATATCACCCTCGACTGGACTGTGCCCGAAGATATGAAAGATCAGCCAGTATTATACGGAGGGCAATATCTTCAAGATGAAACATACTCCAATTTCCAAGAACAAATGGATATGATAAATAAAGCTTTCATAGAGGTCATGATCAAAGGGGATATTAACGGCAGGATATTCACTTTCCCTATCCCTACATATAATATAACCACCGATTTTAATTGGGATTCGGAGAATGCTAATTTACTTTTTGAAATGACGGCAAAGTATGGCATCCCATATTTCCAGAATTTCATCAACAGCAGCCTTAAGCCTTCGGATGTCCGCAGTATGTGCTGCAGGCTCCAACTCGATATGCGGGAATTAAAGAGCAAGACAGGCGGACTTTTCGGATCAGGCGAAAAGACAGGAAGCATAGGCGTTGTTACTGTCAACCTTCCGCGCCTTGGATTTTTATCCAAGACCGAAGAAGAATTCTTTGATCGCGCAGAAACTCTTCTTTATCTTGCAAAGGAATCACTGGAGATCAAGCGCAAAGAAGTCAACAAAAATATGGAAGAAGGATTGCTCCCATGGTCTAAGAGGTATCTTGGGACCCTTAAGTTCCATTTTTCGACAATAGGCATAGTCGGTATGCACGAATGCTGCCTAAATTTTTTAGGAAAAGGCGTTGATACCCCCGCCGGCAAAGCGTTTGCGCACAAAGTGATGGATTTCTTCAGGGCAAAGATTATGGGATTCCAGGTTGAAACCGGGCATATATTCAATCTTGAAGCAACCCCCGCTGAAGGCACGGCTTACCGCTTGGCTAGGATAGATAAAAGGACACACCCGGAAATTATTACATCCGGGACGCCAGATATCCCGTATTATACCAACTCTTCCCAGCTTCCGGTCGGATATACCGACGATATATTTGAAGCGCTTGAGCACCAGGACGAGCTTCAGACAAAATACACAGGAGGAACGGTGCTTCACGGGTTTATCGGTGAGCGCATCGATTCGCCCGAAGCCTGCAAGAAGCTTGTCAAAAAGATAGCTTATAAGTTCAGGCTTCCGTATTTTACTATTACGCCGACATTCAGCGTATGCCCCGTCCATGGATATATAAGAGGGGAGCATTTCTGCTGCCCACATTTAAACGAAGAGGGGGTGAAACAAGATGAAAGACCAAGAGAAAAAGTGCTCGTTGCCAACTGAAGTTTACAGCCGAGTGGTAGGATATTTCCGTCCAGTTCAGAACTGGAACGCAGGCAAGAAAGAAGAGTTCAAGAACAGAAAGACCTATGACCCAAAGAAGAGCGCTTAAATTCAGCGGCATTCAGAAGACAACTCTTGCTGATTACCCAAACGAAATTGCGTGCACGCTTTTTGTTTCGGGATGCAATTTCCGCTGTCCTTTCTGCTA
This window harbors:
- a CDS encoding 4Fe-4S ferredoxin — translated: MSGCPGSMVQDFTGRGESASDESGKRQSQLRQWPIQLHLVTPQAPYFNKADVLIAADCVAFSVGDFHKDFLKGKSLAIACPKLDEGQESYVEKITQLIDEANVNTLTVMIMQVPCCMGLVSLVKEGAAAVKRKVPIKYMVASLQGDIIKEEWL
- a CDS encoding DUF2156 domain-containing protein encodes the protein MIPKFPEFKQLELSDRTILTDKLKAMSPNICELALANLYIWMDFDRPQLTLLNDNICVLINPLNETPYFLEPIGRNKPIETIETCLQYTKYLSRVSEDFISLIPVDPYKTTCQRSQFDYIYKIDELAALAGKKYDGKRNHINKFKKHFPNYRYEQISLGIKDKALELFEKWFKAREESRYFPRLAHSAQRNALEKAFLYFNELNLLGGAIFSENELLGFIIGSELNKETISAHFQYVDPTFQGVAQAILNEACRKTFNGYKFVNLEQDLGIPGLRKAKLSYHPFKIEKKFKLELKP
- a CDS encoding ferrous iron transporter B; the encoded protein is MPAGRQVKIDLTGLKKIALVGNPNVGKSVVFSHLTGVYVTVSNYPGTTVEITRGSGVIDGKKISIIDTPGMNSLIPSSEDEKVSRELLEDEHPDLVVQIADAKNLKRTLLLTYELKAMGFPMILVLNMMDEAEQRRIDIDVKKLEAVLDTKIIKTVATDGVGIWELKDAIKAKTAVKHDYKIDWLPSSHKDVKDRHNEVVKVYDLSVKKMPHKILFLERIGDLTMRPLTGIPILFLVLWLMYQVVGVWAAGDGVGFMEKIVFGKFVNPISIKVITAIIPIKIIQEFLVGEYGIITMALSYAIAIILPILSAFFLFFSLLEDSGYLPRLSILLNKSFRTIGLSGKAVIPMVLGLGCDTMATMTTRTLETTKERVIATLLLALAVPCSAQLGVILGLIGGLSAKATMIWAGVVILIFFLVGYLSARVVPGKSSDFIMEIPPIRMPKLKNIFVKTLARIEWYLTEAVPLFIAGTAALFVLDKTHALKAIENFASPLVVNFMGLPAKATEAFLIGFFRRDYGAAGLYALSRAHELDPIQTVVSLVTITLFVPCLAQFLVMVKERGLKTALWIVAFIFPFAFLVGGILNFILRYYKVAL
- a CDS encoding nucleotidyl transferase AbiEii/AbiGii toxin family protein — protein: MEILNPLQKELLDNFGLAPDSHLFYLTGGTALAAFYLRHRKSNDLDFFTAEENIIQPFSFSLEKELKERDFLIDRSRGLGSFVELAIKKGGKSTLIHLAQDSPFRFEPSKASNEFPKIKIDSLVDIASNKLLALFGRATLRDFIDVYFLVKEGYFTKEKLMGLSKEKDPGFDLYWLGVAFERINTFSANSADMLLLVKECEIGKLSEFFNSWRESISKDLLR
- a CDS encoding transcriptional repressor, which translates into the protein MKEEALFLEYLKEHGFKKTKQRKLILEKFLEMKGHVCADELYRAAKKIMPGVGQSTVFRAVKLLKQAQIASEVNFTGLRRRFEPGVTKHHHDHLICEECGKALEVYDDRIEKLQDLLAKRHSFAPSRHRMEIFGLCKDCKK
- a CDS encoding GNAT family N-acetyltransferase → MAKVRKATPNDKETIDKILKELDIYFFAQEYNDFHIAEKDGAVAGVAKLTKYGDILFLSSVGAATGFQGQGIATELLNELFKNAQLPIYLYTVIPDFFKKFGFIETPPIPSLPKKNLLECNECFPGKCACMVRAPG
- a CDS encoding ferredoxin, with protein sequence MSNVKVNDGCILCGVCESVCPEIFKMGDSTTEVIAGDFNKLEIQIREAAQSCPVSVIEVTD
- a CDS encoding hemerythrin domain-containing protein, producing the protein MNKYLNTGIKEIITEYPKIGTILEEYNIGCGPCTLGTCLLKDVVGIHGLSPDQELELMYRIEKEIYPDRNIKKPNLDSSIKKQKPKEFTYSPPIQRLVDEHVLIKKWLALMPKVLEKADLSSEDFRLIIADGVAFIRNYADKFHHAKEEDVLFDYTDKNAEIVKIIFKDHDTARGYVKAAINALENNNKDALIQNLLSYKELLTEHIRKEDEVLYPFIDRGLSMNQIGEMFTRFNDAEEKIDKEVVNNCIKFVNEAERRIE
- a CDS encoding ZIP family metal transporter, with product MDIWVYSFASVIIVSLISLIGIFSLLLRKNLLEKILLFLVSFAVGGLFGDAFIHLLPEAYKGLGINLFASSLVLFGIIFFFVLEKFIRWRHCHVPTSENHPHPVVYMNLIGDGAHNLIDGMLIGASYLVSIPIGISTTIAVVLHEIPQEIGDFGVLVNGGLTVRKALFFNFLTALAAVVGVMISLIVGPFIKDYASFMLPITAGGFLYIAGSDLIPELHHENELRDSFWQLFSILLGVAIMGLLLLIN
- a CDS encoding nitrous oxide-stimulated promoter family protein: MNLIVEKLAKPKERELKTLVLFVETFCSQKHAERAQNSQKLCDECDKLLKYGRAKLILCKYDPKPKCRECKTHCYAPSYREKIKEVMKFSGMFLVKRGRLDLLLHFI
- a CDS encoding transporter, producing the protein MKKIVLMGLILILGIGSRSLAYRPFGTEDAGVAGKRVIQAELSYDYLKWKDGSLEGSFMLTPIYGITENLEISCEIPYFQHNLQLAAAKTGIGDINLVAKYLFVQDESSSLALAVKSVVKLDNGDFNAGHGSGGKDYSLFAVCSKTLGRATIHSHLGYSIIGRAMNPNLRNISLFGLALDYSLTDPLHLALEINGNRHPDSTQPADPRNCLFGITYKASEKVIYDSALKIGLSDSSPVWDYTLGASITL